Proteins co-encoded in one Patescibacteria group bacterium genomic window:
- a CDS encoding DUF5668 domain-containing protein: MLGLIILIIGIVLLLRNLGYIDMGIWNIIWPSIWIIVGLKFMLKKKKHGHGHGCWCCNCGHKEDESQRG, from the coding sequence ATGCTAGGTCTTATCATTTTAATTATTGGTATAGTTCTACTTCTTAGGAATTTAGGATATATTGACATGGGAATTTGGAATATTATTTGGCCATCTATCTGGATTATTGTTGGTTTGAAATTCATGCTTAAAAAGAAAAAGCATGGACACGGGCATGGTTGTTGGTGCTGTAATTGTGGACATAAAGAAGACGAAAGCCAAAGAGGATAA